TAGCGCAGATAAAGAGAAAACTCTTTTTTATGCAACTCAGGCTAAAGAAGTAGCCTTACATTACCAACATGAAGAAGTAGGTTTTAATTACAGACTAAGTAATGTTTGTGCTGCAATAGGAAAAGGACAAATGGAGGTGCTGTCTAAACGGATTATTCAACGACAAGCTAACCATTTATTTTATCAAGAATTATTTAAGGGTAATAAGGATGTTACTGTGTTTAAAACAGATAATACAGATTTTAATTCTAATTATTGGTTAACCTGTGTGCTTATAGGTCCGCAAGCAAGTTTTAGTAATTTAGATCTTATAAAATATTTGGGTTTACATAATATAGAGGCACGACCTTTATGGAAACCTTTACACTTGCAACCTGTTTTTGAAAACACTCTTTTTTATGGAGGAAACGTATGTAGCGATTTATTTAGTCGCGGCGTTTGTTTACCTTCGGGTTCCAATATGTCTTTAGTTGAGCGATTATTTATCGCTAAAGTCTTAACGGAATTCTTTAAATCAAAATAGTTATGTTTAATAATAAATGTGTCCTAATTACAGGTGCAGCTGGAACAATAGGTTCTGCTTTAACTCATTTTATAGTTGGAAATAAACCACTTAAAATTATTCTTTTAGATAATGCGGAAACACCTCTTTTTAATCTGGAGGAAACGCTACGTTTAAAAGTTTTGATAAGTACCAATATTATCTATGTTTTAGGGTGCATTACCGATCAATCATTTGTACAAAAATTATTTAGTGCTCATACTATCGATTATGTTTTTCATACCGCTGCCTATAAACACGTTCCTATTTTAGAAAGAAATCCAATTCCGGGGGTAAAAGTCAATTGTTTTGGGACTAAAATACTGGCCGATGCGGCTGTAAAATATGAAGTTAAAAATTTTGTATTAGTATCGACTGATAAAGCGGTTGCTCCCGCAAATGTAATGGGTGCTACTAAATTGCTAGCAGAGAAATATGTTAGCGCATTAAGCAAGCAATATCCAGAATTGACACGATTTGTAACTTTAAGGTTTGGTAATGTAATCGGTTCGAATGGTTCTGTAATACCATTGTTTAGAGAGCAGTTGTTAAAGGATAAAAGACTAACATTAACTCATAAAGAAACAACACGCTATTTTATTAGTGTTTCTAAGGTTGTTGTTTTGTTAATTGAAAGTTTAAAATTTGCTAAAACAGGCGCTTTATTTTTGTTGGAAATGGGAGAGGCGCAATCCATTTTAAATATTGCAAAACAAACAATTTCAGAGTTGAAATTAAAGGAAGAAGAGGTTCAAATAGAGATAGTAGGGTTAAGGCCGGGAGAAAAGCTTCATGAAGATTTGGTTAATAAGCATACAAGTCTTGAAAAAACAACACATCCTGAAATTTATTTAATTAAAGAAGAGGAAATACTATCTTTAGATGTAGTAACAAGTAATCTTAAGAGTCTTCAAATTATAGTTGATCAACAAAATGATATAGAGGTTGTGCGATGCCTTAA
This portion of the Olleya sp. Bg11-27 genome encodes:
- a CDS encoding polysaccharide biosynthesis protein; amino-acid sequence: MFNNKCVLITGAAGTIGSALTHFIVGNKPLKIILLDNAETPLFNLEETLRLKVLISTNIIYVLGCITDQSFVQKLFSAHTIDYVFHTAAYKHVPILERNPIPGVKVNCFGTKILADAAVKYEVKNFVLVSTDKAVAPANVMGATKLLAEKYVSALSKQYPELTRFVTLRFGNVIGSNGSVIPLFREQLLKDKRLTLTHKETTRYFISVSKVVVLLIESLKFAKTGALFLLEMGEAQSILNIAKQTISELKLKEEEVQIEIVGLRPGEKLHEDLVNKHTSLEKTTHPEIYLIKEEEILSLDVVTSNLKSLQIIVDQQNDIEVVRCLKKILKTFTSQNSEFERLD